The window CGGGGCCGCGCTCGCGGCCGCCTTCCTGAACGCCGTCTTCGGGTACTGCCTGGGGTGCGAGATGTACCTGCTCGTACGGCGGGTGACGGTGCGCACGGAGTAAAGGCGGCTTCAAAATCCGAGGTGGATCACGGTCGACGTGACGAGGATCTCGCGGTTCACAGGCACTGGGACTGGCTCCCCGGCCGTTCTTGGGGCACGATCTGCGACATGCCGTAAACCTACGGCTGCGTAACTTTCCACTGGGAGCTTCCTTCCCAGGCACAGAAGGAAGGGTCCACCCCGTCCATGGCAGAGCTTGTCTACCGTCCCGTCGTCGGTTTCGCCCAGACGTTGTTCAAGGCGTGGGACCTCAAGATCGACTGCAAGGGGTCGGAGAACATTCCGCGCTCGGGCGGCGCTGTGCTGGTGAGCAACCACATCAGCTACCTGGACTTTGTCTTCAACGGACTGGCGGCGCTCCCGCAGAAACGTCTTGTTCGCTTCATGGCGAAAGAGTCCGTCTTCCGGCACAGGATTTCCGGGCCGCTGATGCGCGGCATGAAGCACATCCCCGTGGACCGCAAGCAGGGCGAGGCGGCGTACGCGCACGCCCTGGACTCGCTGAGGTCCGGCGAGATCGTCGGGGTCTTCCCGGAGGCCACGATCTCGCAGTCGTTCACCCTGAAGAGCTTCAAGTCGGGCGCCGCGCGGCTGGCCCAGGAAGCCGGCGTGCCGTTGATCCCGATGGCCGTGTGGGGCACCCAGCGGCTGTGGACCAAGGGCCACCCGCGCAACTTCAAGCGCAGCCACATCCCGATCACGATCCGGGTCGGCGAGGCGATCGAGGCGTCCAAGGACAAGTACGCGGGCGCGATCACCCGTCAGCTGCGCGAGCGCGTCCAGGAACTCCTCGAGGCCGCCCAGCGCGCCTACCCGGTGCGCCCGAAGGACGCCAACGACACCTGGTGGATGCCGGCCCACCTCGGCGGTACGGCACCGACGCCGGAGCAGGTGCGCGAGGCCGAGGCCCGCTAGGCGCTCCGCTGGGTGGCGCGGGTGAGTGGTGCCGCGATGTGTCGTCGGGGGGCTGCGGCGCCATCGTGGCTTGTCGCGCCCACGCGGCGGAGCCGCATATCGATACGGTCCCGCGCCCCTTGGGGGAGCGCTGCTGGACCGCCGGCCAGGGGTGGACCGTGATCTGCGCCCCCGGACTGAACTTCAGAGTGCGGTGGGAAGTGTCTGCCACAGATGTGGCCGGTCGAGGGCGGACTTGAGGGTGTCGAGCACGACCGGGTGGGGTGCGGCGTACAGGACCGGACAGTCCATCTCGTCGGACGCCGGATCAGGCTCGAAGGCCAGCCGCTCGCCGTCCAGTGAGAACTGGGCGTCCACACCCGGTTTGTTGCCCCGCGGATCCTGCCGATGCCAGGCGCCGTTGAACCGTACGGCGACCAGCCCGTGTACCACCTCGAACTTCTGGTAGCACAGCGCGGTCGGGATGTCCTCGGCCCGCAGCAGCGCGGTCAGCGCGTGGGCCTTGGCGTAGCAGATGCCGGTGCCCTGTTCGAGGACGTCGGAGGCGCGCCAGGTGACGCGGAGATCGCCGGAGTCCTGTGAGTGCGGAACGGTGTCCCGCACGAACTCGAACGCCGCCCGCGCATATTCATACGAGTCCGCCACGTCATCGGCGAGCTTGGCAGCTGTCTCACGGACGAGCGGATGGTGATGGTCGATCACCTCGTCAGCAGCCAAGTACGCGGACAGGTCAGCGGTTTGCTGGATCATCTGCATGGTGGCCGAGCGTAGATGCCAGCCCGGACTCCGGTCAATTTACTTTCCGCTCTACGCATAGGTATGCATCGAATCGACCCTCGTGCGGCCATGCCGGCTCGAGAACGGCTGAACATCGCCGCAACCTGACGTCCGGCTACAACCCCTCCCCCGTGCCGCGGGTCCGGCCTCCGACGGAGCGTCGACAAGGGGGAAGTCATGAAGCATCGTCTGCTCGGGGCCGCGGTGGCCGGCTGTGCCCTGGCCGCGGTCGGGGCCGGGCCCGTGTATGCCGCGTCCGACCAGCTGGGGATCAGCGTGCCGTCCGAGACGGTACTGCCTGGGCCGGACGCGGAGGGCGGGACGCGGGAGCGCACCCTTGATGTGCGGGTCACCCACGACAACATCGAGAACAGTGTGCCGGCCGGCCAACTGACCGTGGACGCGAGCGAGCTCGCGTCCTTCGCGCGAGTGTCATGGCCCGGGAACTGCGTGCCCGAGTCGGCGGTCAAGGCCGTCTGCGACTTCCCGGAGATGCCGGCCGGGAAGGACGGCGGCGTGGCGGCGGCCCGGCTCGGACTCCGCGCCCTGCCGGACGCCGACCTCAGCGCGTCCGGGTACGTGCGCTACTCGGCCGCCGCGGGAGAGCTGACGGCATATCCGGCGGAGACCCGGATCACCCTGGGCTCCGGCCCGGACCTCGGGCTCAGCCAGGCCGCGGACCAGCGCGACCTCAAGCCCGGCACGGACACCCAGGTTCGGGCGACGGTCGGCAACACCGGCAACCGCGCCGTGGATCGCACGCTGCTGTGGGTCAACGCGTCGTACGGGCTGCGGTTCAAGGAGCGGCATTCCAACTGCGAGTACCGGGAGCACGCCACCGGTACGTCCGCGCTGTGCGTGCTGGACGAGGCGGTGGCTCCGGGCGAGCAGTACGAGCTGATGACCGGGCTTCGTGTGGGGCGCAAGGCGCTGTACGAACGGTTCGACCACTCCGTACTGCCGTATTCCGACGAGGCGCTGGAAGAGGCCCGCGGCGACGAGACGTGGACCCCGGGAACAGGCCCCGAGCTGAACCTGCGGCCCATGGCGGCGCAGCCGGCCGCTGCCGGGGAGGACGACCTCGATCTGTCGGACAACTACCGGGCCGTCGTCCTCGACGCCAGGAACACCGCCGACCTGAAGCTCACCGGCAGCAAGGTGCGCGGGGCCGTCGGCGACACGGTGACCGCCCAGGTCACGGTCCGCAACCGCGGCCCGGCGTGGGTGGCGTCCCTGGGCGCGGGCGCGCCGGTCGCCGTGGTGCGGTTCCAGGCGCCGGAGGGCACCAAGGTCCTCGACATGGACAACTGCTGGTCGTCGGACCCGGACGATCCGAACCCCTCGACCTACTACTACTGCGGGACGCCCATCTGGCTGCACGACGGGGCGTCCCACACCTTCGAGATCCCGCTGCAGATCGAGCGGGTGGTACGCGGTGCACGGGTGACCGTCAGCACCGTCAACGACCTGAGCGAGTTGGAGATCAGGAAGTTCGACCCGAACCTGCGGAACAACAGCGCCGCGATCGTCGTGAACGGCTGAGCAGTGCTGAAGGTGCTGAGGGAGGGGACGGCCTAGCGCGCCATCTCCTCCTTCAGCGCCGCCACGAACGCGTCCACGTCCTCCTCGGTCGTGTCGAAGGCGCACATCCAGCGCACGACGCCCGCCGCCTCGTCCCAGAAGTAGAACCGGAACCGCTTCTGCAGCCGCTCGCTCACGTCGTGCGGCAGCCTGGCGAAGACGCCGTTGGCCTGCACGGGGTAGAGGATCTCGACGCCGTGCACGGCGCGGACGCCCTCGGCCAGCCGCTGGGCCATCTCGTTGGCGTGGCGGGCGTTGCGCAGCCACAGGTCCTTGGCGAGCAGGGCCTCCAACTGCACCGACACGAAGCGCATCTTGGAGGCGAGCTGCATGGACAGCTTGCGCAGATGCTTCATGTGGCTGACGGCGTCCTGGTTGAGGACGACGACCGCCTCGCCGAACAGGGCGCCGTTCTTGGTGCCGCCGAGGGAGAGGATGTCGACGCCGACCGCGTTGGTGAACGTCCGCATGGGGACGTTCAGGGAAGCGGCCGCGTTGGCTATCCGGGAGCCGTCCAGGTGCACCTTCATGCCGTGCGCGTGGGCGTGGTCGCAGATCGCGCGGATCTCGTCCGGCGTGTAGAGGGTGCCGAGTTCGGTGCTCTGGGTGATCGAGACGACCTGCGGCATCGCCCGGTGCTCGTCCTCCCAGCCGTACGCCTGCTTGTCGATCAGTTCGGGGGTCAGCTTGCCGTCGGGTGTGGGCACGGTCAGCAGCTTCAGGCCGCCCATCCGCTCGGGGGCGCCGCCCTCGTCGACGTGGATGTGCGCGCTCTCGGCGCAGATCACCGCGCCCCAGCGGTCGGTGACCGCCTGGAGCGCGACGACGTTCGCGCCGGTGCCGTTGAACACCGGGAACGCCTCGGCGGTGGCGCCGAAGTGGCTGCGGACGATCCGCTGGAGGTTCACGGTGTAGTCGTCCTCGCCGTACGCGACCTGGTGCCCGCCGTTGGCCAGGGCCAGGGCGGCGAGCACCTCGGGGTGGGCGCCGGCGTAGTTGTCACTGGCGAAACCGCGGACGTCCGGGTCGTGATGGCGACGGGCGTCG of the Streptomyces sp. T12 genome contains:
- a CDS encoding 1-acyl-sn-glycerol-3-phosphate acyltransferase encodes the protein MAELVYRPVVGFAQTLFKAWDLKIDCKGSENIPRSGGAVLVSNHISYLDFVFNGLAALPQKRLVRFMAKESVFRHRISGPLMRGMKHIPVDRKQGEAAYAHALDSLRSGEIVGVFPEATISQSFTLKSFKSGAARLAQEAGVPLIPMAVWGTQRLWTKGHPRNFKRSHIPITIRVGEAIEASKDKYAGAITRQLRERVQELLEAAQRAYPVRPKDANDTWWMPAHLGGTAPTPEQVREAEAR
- a CDS encoding transglutaminase family protein, with translation MQMIQQTADLSAYLAADEVIDHHHPLVRETAAKLADDVADSYEYARAAFEFVRDTVPHSQDSGDLRVTWRASDVLEQGTGICYAKAHALTALLRAEDIPTALCYQKFEVVHGLVAVRFNGAWHRQDPRGNKPGVDAQFSLDGERLAFEPDPASDEMDCPVLYAAPHPVVLDTLKSALDRPHLWQTLPTAL
- a CDS encoding low specificity L-threonine aldolase, which gives rise to MNPPKTDARRHHDPDVRGFASDNYAGAHPEVLAALALANGGHQVAYGEDDYTVNLQRIVRSHFGATAEAFPVFNGTGANVVALQAVTDRWGAVICAESAHIHVDEGGAPERMGGLKLLTVPTPDGKLTPELIDKQAYGWEDEHRAMPQVVSITQSTELGTLYTPDEIRAICDHAHAHGMKVHLDGSRIANAAASLNVPMRTFTNAVGVDILSLGGTKNGALFGEAVVVLNQDAVSHMKHLRKLSMQLASKMRFVSVQLEALLAKDLWLRNARHANEMAQRLAEGVRAVHGVEILYPVQANGVFARLPHDVSERLQKRFRFYFWDEAAGVVRWMCAFDTTEEDVDAFVAALKEEMAR